Part of the Vitis vinifera cultivar Pinot Noir 40024 chromosome 13, ASM3070453v1 genome is shown below.
GCTACAGTACTTTGGAACACTTCTAACTAGAGGAAAGCTCAATGCATTTGAGTCATTGGAATTATCACGCCTGGTTGTGAATCAGAACAAGAAGAATCTTTTGGAGAATTGGTTAGCAGAGGACAAGCTGGAGTGCAGTGAGGAACTTGGGGATCTAGTGAAGGTTTGAAATGCAATTGGAGATGATTATTTTTTGTCCACTTAAGACAATTCTTGTTGGGATGCTAATTtgagtttattttattatttttatcctgctaatttaaatgatttttttttttaaatataattttgacaTTGAAAACCATGTTTTTTTTGTAGACTGTGGATACTGACCTTGCactcaaaatatatattaaagcgAGAGCAACTCCGAAAGTTGTTGCAGCCTTTGCTGAGCGTCGGGAGTTTGACAAAATTCTGATATACTCAAAGCAGGTGAATAGCATGATCTAGGTTTTCGTTGcctcttaaacaaaatatatgttttttttctttttcctgtaAAATTTGTTTCTTATCTGTTACTACTTTTTTTATcagtaatattttattattgaattatgGGCATTTAGAGTAACTGTGTTTTCTTCGTCGCTGTAGGTTGGGTATACTCCTGATTATTTGTTCCTTCTGCAAACCATTCTTCGATCAGATCCTCAGGTATGCAAGCCTTTTTCTAGTGTTTGCAGATTTTCCTTTTATGAAATTGTTCCAGAAAGGATCAgcttaaatttcaaattggatAAAATTTTCCTGAGTGGAGGCATTTATTTTTGGGTTGCAGGGAGCTGTAAATTTTGCGCTAATGATGTCTCAAATGGAGGGAGGTTGTCCCATTGATTTTAATACGATAACTGATCTCTTTCTTCAGGTTTGTTATGTGACTGCTGCCTCTATTAATTGaatatataatatcataatCACTGATCTTACATTTTTTGGTAACCAATCTTGTATCTTTCCACACCGCAAGTCATGCTGATGCTTCTTTGAAGCTTTTGTTCCTTTTTGTGACATGCTTCATAGGACTGAACAGTATTGGGCATCGTTGCAATTTGCAAGATGCCAAATTACCAATTAAGCTTAAGTCTTTATTATTGTATTCTTCAGAGGAACTTGATACGTGAAGCAACAGCATTTTTGTTAGATGTTTTGAAGCCAAATTTACCTGAGCATGGTTTCCTGCAAACAAAGGTTACTTTTTTCCTCTgatgcaattttattttcactattcatcatttttttttcagttcCATAACATTTCTTGTTTTACAGGTCCTGGAAATCAATCTGGTAACTTACCCAAATGTTGCAGATGCTATATTAGCAAATGGGATGTTTAGCCATTATGATCGTCCACGGATTGCCCAGCTTTGTGAAAAAGCTGGTCTTTATGTGCGAGCCCTTCAGGTGAAATTGGTTCTTgcaattcattttattttattttttaccttttttattgttacatgaaattaattatacgTCTTGGTTAAAACACTTATATTTTGTGCAGCATTATACTGAGTTGCCAGATATAAAACGCGTCATTGTGAATACACATGCAATTGAGCCACAGGTTTTTATACTTCAACTGTGTTTCTTGGTTCACTAGGAGGTTGTAAACTTGCTATTGAATACGTGGTTCTCTTCAGGCACTTGTAGAGTTCTTTGGTACGCTTTCACGAGAATGGGCTTTGGAGTGCATGAAGGACCTTCTTCTGGTCAATCTAAGAGGCAACCTTCAGATAATTGTTCAGGTACCCATCATTGTCTTCTGATGGATGATCCAGATCGACTTGTAAACTTATTTCTTGCTTTCGCTAATATTGGTCTGTGCAGACTGCCAAAGAATATTCTGAGCAATTGGGTGTTGATCAATGCGTAAAACTCTTTGAGCAATTTAAATCATACGAAGGATTGTACTTTTTTCTGGGTTCTTATTTGAGCTCAAGGTAATTTGTTTAGTAAGGAAGAACTTTGCTTTCTTTAGGTGCGGTACATCCAacttattttgtgattttcatATCGTTTTCTTTTGGTTCATGGAACAGTGAGGATCCTGACATTCACTTCAAGTATATTGAAGCTGCTGCTAAAACTGGACAAATTAAGGAGGTTGAGCGTGTGACTCGAGAATCAAACTTCTATGATGCTGAAAAAACAAAGAACTTCCTAATGGAAGCCAAGCTTCCAGATGCACGGCCGCTGATTAATGTGTGTGACCGTTTTGGTTTTGTCCCAGATCTCACACATTACCTATACACGAACAACATGCTTCGATATATTGAAGGTTATGTTCAAAAGGTGTGAGTTCCTTCTAGAATTCTAGAATTTTGGATCCCCTTTGGGTCATGATGAACTCCTGTGGATGCTTCAATgccctaattaattttagtcttcaattatttgattaaattaattGCTTTTGCTTCTCTTGATAGGTGAACCCTAGTAATGCACCTTTAGTTGTGGGGCAGCTGCTAGATGATGAATGTCCAGAAGATTTCATTAAAGGTCTAATTCTTTCTGTCCGGTCGCTGCTTCCTGTTGAGCCCCTTGTGGATGAATGTGAGAAGAGGTGATGTGTCCCTACCATATGCCCTGTTCGGGTTCACTTTCTTTTTACTTCAATTGCTTATGCTTTGCATGTGGTTTTCAGAAATCGACTCCGTTTACTCACTCAGTTCTTGGAGCATCTTGTGAGTGAGGGAAGCCAAGATGTGCATGTCCATAATGCTCTGGGTAAAATCATTATAGACAGCAACAATAATCCAGAGCACTTCCTCACTACCAACCCATACTATGATTCTCGTGTTGTGGGTAAATATTGTGAAAAGCGTGATCCCACCCTCGCAGTTGTTGCTTACCGGAGAGGACAATGTGACGAAGAACTTATAAATGTCACAAATAAGAACTCTTTGTTCAAACTGCAAGCCAGGTTTGTGACTTGTTTACTTCCCGATATATTATCATATGCATGGATTCATTTGGTACATGGACGCTACTTACACATACTTCCATTTCAGATATGTAGTTGAAAGGATGGATTCTGATCTCTGGGAGAAAGTTCTTGACCCTGATAATGATTATAGAAGACAGCTCATTGATCAAGTAGTATCTACTGCTTTGCCAGAAAGCAAGAGTCCAGAACAAGTTTCTGCGGCTGTTAAGGCTTTCATGACAGCTGATCTACCCCACGAGCTAATTGAGCTTCTTGAAAAGATTGTGCTTCAAAACTCTGCATTCAGTGGGAACTTTAATCTGCAGAACCTTCTTATCTTGACAGCCATTAAAGCAGATCCATCTAGAGTGATGGATTACATTAACAGGCTGGATAACTTTGATGGTCCTGCCGTTGGTGAAGTTGCAGTGGAAGCCCAACTGTTTGAAGAAGCATTTGCAATTTTCAAGAAGTTCAACTTGAATGTCCAAGCTGTCAATGTGTTACTGGATAATATCCAAAGCATTGAGCGTGCTGTGGAGTTTGCATTCCGTGTTGAAGAAGATGCTGTTTGGAGCCAGGTGGCCAAGGCTCAACTAAGGGAGGGGTTGGTTAGTGATGCAATTGAGTCATTTATTCGTGCAGATGATGCCACCCAGTTCCTAGATGTTATTCGTGCTGCTGAAGATGCAAATGTTTACCATGACTTAGTGAGGTACCTTTTGATGGTTAGACAGAAGGCAAAAGAGCCCAAAGTGGACAGTGAGCTCATTTATGCTTATGCGAAGATTGATCGGCTGGGTGAAATTGAAGAATTCATTCTCATGCCAAATGTTGCTAATCTCCAAAATGTTGGTGATCGGTTGTATGATGAAGCCCTATACGAGGCtgcaaaaataatatttgcttttatttctaaTTGGGCCAAGTTGGCCTGCACACTTGTGAAGTTGAGACAGTTCCAAGGTGCTGTTGATGCAGCACGGAAGGCTAACAGCTCAAAGACATGGAAGGAGGTTTGCTTTGCTTGTGTTGATGCAGAAGAGTTCCGCTTAGCTCAGATATGTGGTCTCAACATTATTATACAGGTAATGTATTGTTTTTTAAGGGTAGGGTGGGATGATAACATCATAAAAATGgattgttgtttcaaaatttccttctgTATGAGCTTCCAAGCCTAATGTTTTCGCTTTTTTATTATCAGGTCTAATTTCCTAGTGTATTGATTTGAATTTTGTAGGTCGATGATTTGGAGGAGGTCAGTGATTATTACCAGAATAGAGGATGCTTCAATGAGCTAATATCACTCATGGAGAGTGGTCTGGGCTTGGAGCGTGCACATATGGGCATTTTTACTGAGTTGGGTGTCCTGTATGCTCGATATCGTCCTGAGAAGCTTATGGAACACATCAAACTGTTTTCAACCCGTCTCAACATTCCCAAGCTTATACGGGCTTGTGATGAACAGCAGCACTGGAAGGAACTCACTTACTTGTATATCCAATATGATGAGTTTGACAATGCTGCAACCACTATAATGAACCATTCTCCTGATGCATGGGACCACATGCAGTTTAAAGATGTTGCAGTCAAAGTTGCTAATGTGGAGCTCTATTACAAGGCCGTGCACTTTTACTTGCAAGAGCATCCTGATCTCATTAATGATCTTCTAAATGTGCTTGCACTTCGAGTAGACCATACTCGTGTGGTTGACATAATGCGGAAGGTTTTTGTTTGTGCTggcttttttgtttcctttcttcttcttctgaagTATGTTACTTGTTTCCTTGACTCTTCTAGACGTTTATGTACTCTTTTGGTTATGCGTTTTTTGTTGGATTCCAGGCAGGTCACCTTCATCTTGTGAAGCCATATATGGTTGCAGTTCAGAGTAACAATGTTTCTGCTGTGAATGAGGCTTTGAATGGGATTTATGTTGAGGAGGAAGACTATGACAGACTGCGTGAATCAATTGATATGCATGATAACTTTGATCAGATTGGCCTTGCACAGAAGGTGGAGTATAATTTCTTTAGGTgcaattgtttttctttgtggTTCTATGCACTGGTTGATTTCATAAGCCTTGTTGGTATGTGTTTGAGCAGATTGAGAAACACGAGCTTCTTGAGATGAGACGTGTTGCTGCTTATATTTACAAGAAAGCAGGCAGATGGAAGCAATCAATTGCATTGTCGAAGAAAGACAACCTGTACAAAGACGCGATGGAGACTGCCTCGCAATCTGGTGACCGTGAACTTGCAGAGGAGTTGCTTGTTTATTTCATTGAGAAGGTACCCAGAATGCTAGAGCAATCTGAAGACATCTCTTTAACTAAAGCCATAGTCTTCCacaatataaaatcaatcacACACCTTCATGCACTAGCATAACCGACAGGGTTTAAATCTTATTGGACCTGGAAACTCCATTCAAAATATCCATGCATCTTATGATTTACTTGCACTAAACTTCTTGTAAATTTAGTTTAATGTTGACTTAACCACTGTTGTATAAAACATAAAGCAGTTGAATCTCCtttttgattttccttttttccttttttccttttttctggTCCTTTTGTGGTGTTTCCACCCTTGTTGTCAATGCCTCTGGATTTTCCAGTTCTTAAACATCCTCACTTAGATCTTATGTATCTTGTGAGGTTAAGGTTTTCATTCTATTTGGTCTTTTATCCATTGGGTTACACCCTTCTTCATTAATGTGGGCATGGTTCTAATATCTTTTTGTTGAATTTCTGTGGTATGgtgcttatttttattattttaagtctAATTTATATTGATGTACTTTTGCAGGGAAAGAAAGAATGCTTTGCATCTTGCCTCTTTGTGTGCTACGACTTAATTCGTCCAGACATTGCTCTTGAACTTGCCTGGATTAACAATATGGTTGACTTTGCCTTGCCATATCTGTTGCAGGTGATCTGTTTGCTTCTTCCCTTGTCATTCTCATATATTAGGAATTTTAGGAGGGAAATTAGCTTGCGACTTTCCCAGCCTGTGGGCCTTTTTTAGAGCTGAGATGATGAGCTTGCAGCTCGAGCAACCAGATTTACACTTGTTTACCTTCCACCACTCCACACCCTTTGAAAGTTGTACTGGGGGTTTGATTTACTTATCTTGGTCCAGTAGTGTTTGGTCAGATACATTAGATTTTGAGACTTGGGTTTTGCATTCTATGTCCTAGCTACTTATTTGGGCATCATCTCTGAATTGTTAGCCTGCATCGTAGCGAGTGGAGCTTGATTAATTAATGAACCa
Proteins encoded:
- the LOC100256972 gene encoding clathrin heavy chain 1; this translates as MAAANAPITMKEVLTLPSLGISPQFITFTHVTMESDKYLCVRETAPQNSVVIIDMNMPMQPLRRPITADSALMNPNTRILALKAQLPGTTQDHLQIFNIEMKAKMKSYQMPEQIVFWKWITPKMLGLVTQTSVYHWSIEGDSEPVKMFERTANLVNNQIINYRCDPSEKWLVLIGIAPGSPERPQLVKGNMQLFSVEQHRSQALEAHAASFATFKVPGNDQPCTLIGFATKSFNAGQIVSKLHVIELGSNPGKPGFTKKQADLFFPPDFADDFPVAMQISHKYGLIYVITKLGLLFVYDLESASAVYRNRISPDPIFLTAEATSIGGFYAINRRGQVLLATVNEAAIVPFVSGQLNNLELAVNLAKRGNLPGAENLVVQRFQELFAQTKYKEAAELAAESPQGILRTPDTVAKFQSVPMQSGQTPPLLQYFGTLLTRGKLNAFESLELSRLVVNQNKKNLLENWLAEDKLECSEELGDLVKTVDTDLALKIYIKARATPKVVAAFAERREFDKILIYSKQVGYTPDYLFLLQTILRSDPQGAVNFALMMSQMEGGCPIDFNTITDLFLQRNLIREATAFLLDVLKPNLPEHGFLQTKVLEINLVTYPNVADAILANGMFSHYDRPRIAQLCEKAGLYVRALQHYTELPDIKRVIVNTHAIEPQALVEFFGTLSREWALECMKDLLLVNLRGNLQIIVQTAKEYSEQLGVDQCVKLFEQFKSYEGLYFFLGSYLSSSEDPDIHFKYIEAAAKTGQIKEVERVTRESNFYDAEKTKNFLMEAKLPDARPLINVCDRFGFVPDLTHYLYTNNMLRYIEGYVQKVNPSNAPLVVGQLLDDECPEDFIKGLILSVRSLLPVEPLVDECEKRNRLRLLTQFLEHLVSEGSQDVHVHNALGKIIIDSNNNPEHFLTTNPYYDSRVVGKYCEKRDPTLAVVAYRRGQCDEELINVTNKNSLFKLQARYVVERMDSDLWEKVLDPDNDYRRQLIDQVVSTALPESKSPEQVSAAVKAFMTADLPHELIELLEKIVLQNSAFSGNFNLQNLLILTAIKADPSRVMDYINRLDNFDGPAVGEVAVEAQLFEEAFAIFKKFNLNVQAVNVLLDNIQSIERAVEFAFRVEEDAVWSQVAKAQLREGLVSDAIESFIRADDATQFLDVIRAAEDANVYHDLVRYLLMVRQKAKEPKVDSELIYAYAKIDRLGEIEEFILMPNVANLQNVGDRLYDEALYEAAKIIFAFISNWAKLACTLVKLRQFQGAVDAARKANSSKTWKEVCFACVDAEEFRLAQICGLNIIIQVDDLEEVSDYYQNRGCFNELISLMESGLGLERAHMGIFTELGVLYARYRPEKLMEHIKLFSTRLNIPKLIRACDEQQHWKELTYLYIQYDEFDNAATTIMNHSPDAWDHMQFKDVAVKVANVELYYKAVHFYLQEHPDLINDLLNVLALRVDHTRVVDIMRKAGHLHLVKPYMVAVQSNNVSAVNEALNGIYVEEEDYDRLRESIDMHDNFDQIGLAQKIEKHELLEMRRVAAYIYKKAGRWKQSIALSKKDNLYKDAMETASQSGDRELAEELLVYFIEKGKKECFASCLFVCYDLIRPDIALELAWINNMVDFALPYLLQFIREYAGKVDELVKDKLEALNEVKAKEKEEKDVIAQQNMYAQLLPLALPAPPMPGMGGAGMAGGFVPPPMGSMGMPPMPPFGMPPMGTY